ATAACTCATTACTCAACACCTCCGGCACGGGTGCCATGGGCATCTTCGGAGCTTCAACTGGTTTTTCCTGAGTCTTCGCTTCGCTCGGTTTTGTGGTCGCTCCATGTTCTCGCATCGGCGGACGGCTCTCCCGCACCGTTACCTTGACCGGTGGCGTCACAATCAAGAAACGCAGTACGCTTTTCTCAACCGCCAACTCATCGTGCAGCTGTTTCACGTTCGCCGGCAACGCCGAAAACCACACATAACCAAAAAAACCGGTGGTATGCTTTTTTATCTGGTACGCGAGCTTCAATGCCGCCAAGGGTCCCCTTCCTGTTATGGCGCCGCCGTGCTTCGCGAT
This region of bacterium genomic DNA includes:
- a CDS encoding 30S ribosomal protein S6; translated protein: MEDMEDRKEYELAFVAAGEDAAPAVDQLIAKHGGAITGRGPLAALKLAYQIKKHTTGFFGYVWFSALPANVKQLHDELAVEKSVLRFLIVTPPVKVTVRESRPPMREHGATTKPSEAKTQEKPVEAPKMPMAPVPEVLSNELLEKKLEEILK